A DNA window from Enoplosus armatus isolate fEnoArm2 chromosome 9, fEnoArm2.hap1, whole genome shotgun sequence contains the following coding sequences:
- the syt11b gene encoding synaptotagmin-11b: MADIIELGPAYAMSPVLAGFLGAGVLVLVVVVLVLLWSFCQRRYLRISGRYKLHGDRYCDAEDPPYKFIHMLKGISIYPESLSSSKRIVRGIRRVDRSDREGERGCPAAAGRGMVLVDAENNILDVPGQLQMSHLVPPAGAGPAHSQARLERALPVRADYCCLDSSSASSSQTSSKTASPFTPASSEPEPEPSLGAISLTVDYNFPKKALVVTIVGARGLPAMDEQAGSSDPYVKMTILPEKKHRVKTRVLRKTLDPLFDETFTFYGVAYSALPELTLHFLVLSFDRFARDDVIGEAVVPLKGVDPSTGRVHLSQQITKRNMQCESRGELLASLSYQPVSHRLSVVVLKARHLPKMDITGLSANPYVKVNVFYGRKRIAKKKTHVKKCTLNPVFNESFIYDIPPELLPEISVEFLVVDFDRTTKNEVLGRLLLGLHSPAPSGASHWREVCENPRRQISKWHNLNEY, encoded by the exons ATGGCGGACATCATCGAGCTGGGACCCGCCTACG ccaTGTCTCCGGTCCTGGCGGGCTTCCTGGGAGCTGGTGTTCTGGTTTTGGTTGTGGTGGTTCTGGTTCTGCTCTGGTCTTTCTGTCAGCGTCGTTACCTACGCATCTCTGGACGCTACAAGCTGCATGGCGACCGTTACTGCGACGCTGAAGACCCCCCCTACAAGTTCATCCACATGTTGAAGGGTATCAGCATTTACCCAGAatccctcagcagcagcaagaggaTCGTACGCGGCATCCGGCGCGTGGACCGCTCCGATCGTGAGGGAGAGCGAGGCTGCCCCGCCGCCGCAGGGAGGGGCATGGTGCTGGTGGACGCTGAGAACAACATCCTGGATGTCCCGGGGCAGCTGCAGATGAGTCACCTGGTCCCCCCTGCCGGGGCGGGCCCCGCCCACAGCCAGGCCCGGCTGGAGCGGGCGCTGCCGGTCCGCGCCGACTACTGCTGCCTGGACAGCAGCTcggccagcagcagccagaccAGCAGCAAGACGGCATCCCCCTTCACCCCTGCGTCCTCGGAGCCGGAGCCGGAGCCCAGTCTGGGCGCCATCAGCCTTACCGTCGACTACAACTTCCCCAAGAAGGCCCTGGTGGTGACCATCGTCGGGGCCCGGGGCCTCCCCGCCATGGACGAGCAGGCGGGCAGCTCGGACCCGTACGTGAAGATGACCATCCTGCCGGAGAAGAAGCACCGCGTCAAGACCCGTGTGCTGAGGAAGACCCTGGACCCGCTGTTCGATGAGACCTTCACCTTCTACGGCGTGGCCTACAGCGCGCTGCCCGAGCTCACCTTGCACTTCCTGGTCCTCAGCTTCGACCGCTTCGCCCGCGATGATGTCATCGGGGAGGCCGTGGTGCCGCTGAAAGGCGTTGACCCGAGCACGGGCCGAGTCCACCTGAGCCAGCAGATCACCAAGAGGAACATGCAG tgtgagaGTCGTGGAGAGCTGCTGGCGTCTCTGTCCTACCAGCCGGTGTCTCATCGTCTCAGCGTGGTCGTCCTGAAAGCTAGGCACCTCCCCAAGATGGACATCACTGGCCTGTCAGCGA ACCCCTACGTGAAGGTGAACGTCTTCTACGGCCGCAAGCGCATCGCCAAGAAAAAGACCCACGTGAAGAAGTGCACGCTGAACCCGGTCTTCAACGAGTCCTTCATCTACGACATCCCACCCGAGCTGCTACCTGAGATCTCTGTGGAGTTCCTGGTGGTCGACTTTGACCGGACCACCAAGAACGAGGTTCTGGGCCGCCTGCTGCTCGGCCTCCACAGCCCCGCCCCCTCCGGAGCCTCCCACTGGAGGGAGGTCTGCGAAAACCCCCGCCGGCAGATCTCCAAATGGCACAACCTGAACGAGTACTGA